The following coding sequences are from one Synergistaceae bacterium window:
- a CDS encoding NAD-dependent malic enzyme — MDYAKESLNLHEKWQGKIEVISRVPVKTREDLSLAYTPGVASPCLEIQKDISKSYNLTRRHNLCLVVTDGSAVLGLGNIGPEAAMPVMEGKCVLFKSFAGVDAFPLCVKTQNVDEFVETVYNISGSFGGINLEDISAPRCFEIERKLKECCDIPIFHDDQHGTAVITLAGLTNALKVVGKKLSDIKIAISGAGAAAIAITKLLLSAGAKNIILSDRTGIIYNGRDNLNWIKREMSELTNPENIKGSLSDAMKGADVFIGVSAPNSVNPEMVKSMAQDPIIFACANPTPEIFPEEAKQAGAKIISTGRSDYPNQINNVLAFPGIFRGAFDVRASDINEEMKLAASNALVSLVSESELNPDYIIPAAFDERVGPAVAKAVSQAAINSGVARI; from the coding sequence ATGGACTACGCAAAAGAATCGCTGAATTTACACGAGAAGTGGCAGGGCAAAATTGAAGTTATTTCAAGAGTTCCAGTTAAGACGCGCGAGGATTTATCACTTGCATACACGCCAGGAGTCGCGAGTCCCTGTTTAGAGATTCAGAAAGATATATCAAAAAGTTATAATTTGACTCGTCGTCATAATTTGTGCTTAGTTGTTACAGACGGGAGCGCAGTATTAGGACTCGGCAATATAGGCCCCGAAGCTGCAATGCCCGTTATGGAAGGGAAGTGCGTATTATTTAAGTCATTCGCAGGAGTTGACGCGTTTCCTTTATGCGTGAAGACTCAAAATGTCGATGAGTTTGTAGAGACAGTTTATAATATTTCCGGCTCATTCGGGGGGATTAATTTAGAGGACATTTCAGCACCCCGCTGCTTTGAGATTGAGCGCAAATTAAAAGAATGCTGCGATATTCCTATATTTCATGACGACCAGCACGGGACAGCAGTAATTACTTTAGCAGGACTCACAAATGCATTAAAAGTTGTCGGGAAAAAATTAAGTGATATAAAAATTGCAATAAGCGGGGCAGGGGCAGCAGCAATCGCAATCACTAAATTATTATTATCGGCCGGAGCTAAAAATATAATTTTATCTGACAGGACGGGAATAATTTATAACGGGCGCGATAATTTAAACTGGATCAAGCGCGAAATGTCAGAACTCACAAATCCCGAAAATATTAAAGGCTCTCTATCAGACGCTATGAAGGGTGCTGATGTATTTATAGGCGTGTCTGCTCCTAATAGCGTAAATCCTGAAATGGTCAAATCAATGGCACAAGACCCGATTATATTTGCATGTGCGAACCCGACTCCGGAAATATTCCCGGAAGAAGCTAAACAGGCCGGAGCTAAAATTATTTCAACTGGACGCAGCGATTACCCGAATCAAATTAATAACGTTCTTGCATTTCCGGGCATATTCAGGGGAGCTTTTGACGTTCGTGCGAGCGACATTAACGAGGAAATGAAATTAGCGGCCTCAAATGCTTTAGTTTCTCTTGTGAGTGAAAGCGAATTAAACCCGGATTATATTATTCCCGCAGCTTTTGACGAACGAGTCGGCCCTGCAGTCGCAAAGGCAGTATCACAGGCGGCAATTAATTCCGGTGTAGCAAGGATTTAA